A DNA window from bacterium contains the following coding sequences:
- a CDS encoding DUF1015 domain-containing protein yields MVEIKPFKGYIYNLDKIGEMSKVISPPWDLINEELEKKLLSLSEFNIVKLISKENNPDDVYETLNNWIENKILIQDDRENFYFLKENFEYDGKNYERKGIFGILKIEDFEKRNIIPHERIFQKYSDNRYKILEKCKSNFCPVFMLYPDKCFQIENIIDEEKNYFTGYINNEKFSFGRIESREKIMKIEEIFKEKVVFIADGHHRYNASLMFYKNNPEERNKYLLVYLANIESDGVIILPTHRYIPSEVNLNFDKNFVDILKVNDKEEMEKLLGTSKERKIGMFYNGFFYILKIKNYEKQFKEEGPYLKLDTFLVDNFLIKNFVDIKENVEFLYHSSKEYLLNEYKKRKNGVIFFLNPVKKDIFIEMCLNGKLMPQKSTYFFPKVPSGLVIYVFPDT; encoded by the coding sequence ATGGTTGAAATTAAACCTTTCAAAGGATATATTTATAATCTTGACAAAATTGGAGAAATGAGTAAAGTTATTTCTCCTCCATGGGATTTAATAAATGAAGAACTTGAAAAAAAACTTTTATCATTATCTGAATTTAATATTGTAAAATTGATTTCTAAAGAAAATAATCCTGATGATGTATATGAAACTTTAAATAATTGGATTGAAAACAAAATATTAATTCAGGACGATAGAGAAAATTTTTATTTTCTAAAAGAGAATTTTGAATATGATGGGAAAAACTATGAAAGGAAAGGAATTTTTGGGATTTTAAAGATAGAGGATTTTGAAAAAAGAAATATTATACCCCATGAAAGAATTTTTCAAAAATATTCAGATAACAGATATAAAATTCTTGAAAAATGTAAAAGTAATTTCTGCCCTGTTTTTATGTTATATCCGGATAAATGTTTTCAAATAGAGAATATAATAGATGAAGAAAAAAACTATTTTACTGGTTACATAAATAATGAGAAATTCAGTTTTGGTAGAATAGAAAGCAGGGAAAAAATTATGAAGATAGAAGAAATTTTTAAAGAAAAGGTAGTTTTTATTGCAGATGGTCACCACAGATACAACGCCTCTTTAATGTTTTACAAAAATAATCCAGAAGAAAGAAATAAGTATTTACTTGTTTATCTTGCAAATATTGAATCAGACGGAGTTATAATTTTACCCACTCACAGATATATTCCTTCAGAAGTAAATTTAAACTTTGATAAAAATTTTGTTGATATCCTTAAAGTAAACGATAAAGAAGAAATGGAAAAATTACTGGGTACGAGTAAAGAAAGAAAAATAGGGATGTTTTATAATGGTTTTTTTTATATCTTAAAAATAAAAAATTATGAAAAACAATTTAAAGAAGAAGGTCCATATTTAAAACTTGATACATTTTTAGTTGATAATTTTTTGATTAAAAATTTTGTTGATATAAAAGAGAATGTTGAATTTCTCTATCACAGTTCAAAGGAATATCTATTAAATGAATATAAAAAAAGAAAAAATGGAGTTATTTTCTTTTTAAATCCTGTTAAAAAAGACATATTTATAGAAATGTGTTTAAATGGAAAACTTATGCCACAGAAATCAACTTATTTCTTTCCTAAGGTTCCTTCAGGCCTTGTAATTTATGTTTTCCCAGACACGTAA